The Novosphingobium pentaromativorans US6-1 genome window below encodes:
- a CDS encoding septum formation inhibitor-activating ATPase yields MDLNELLDVARTAGEPRPVDRSKIGMGGVDPLGLRQINFGLMDRVLPDLNNVASHIRPYTLMAWAWRRVRHILERGRRQSAQPEEMRDFVDRIEAIYAWSQFLIDPKADIPGAQAMRPMLDAVRYRFGGEEWEARRNMRRYSTGFISPLNYGPSLRTMGWLIPIEGAAGIFQPDPALEPVLDAFEKRVEAELDHEAFHRFGSVSVKRADAERWGKLWTMDKPRAAEAKAMFTRLGGERAAPARQKGVALIQAAYADLADEEATYEDIRMRMADRADAWNSANDRPIAADEWRAVQIRQLFRLALEGLFYWTIGALLPGPRSTGQLAQAFIDAVDETSKADSAGDWILVSKDTANPVQRLRSLQKVLRDQEQLPAAIVAALALCLREAPNQGHPFENPDRLPLSRAKREAEGWRELSPAGFVGRVLEIWIMAQHAYWSVGRGLADARNRGKTILRLRIVMDEGGWTLTPGTTRQGNPPEPTPDRLETATSLLVECGRL; encoded by the coding sequence ATGGATCTGAACGAACTCCTCGACGTCGCACGCACCGCCGGCGAACCCCGTCCGGTCGACAGAAGCAAGATCGGCATGGGGGGTGTGGATCCGCTCGGTCTGCGCCAGATCAATTTCGGCCTGATGGACCGGGTGCTCCCTGACCTCAACAACGTGGCAAGCCACATCCGGCCCTATACGCTGATGGCCTGGGCCTGGCGGCGTGTCCGCCATATCCTGGAGCGCGGAAGGCGACAGAGCGCGCAGCCCGAGGAAATGCGCGATTTCGTCGACCGGATCGAGGCGATCTACGCCTGGTCCCAGTTCCTGATCGATCCCAAAGCCGACATACCCGGAGCACAGGCCATGCGCCCGATGCTGGATGCCGTGCGCTATCGGTTTGGCGGCGAGGAATGGGAAGCCCGGCGTAACATGCGACGCTATTCCACCGGTTTCATATCGCCTCTGAACTACGGCCCGAGCCTGCGCACGATGGGATGGTTGATCCCGATCGAGGGCGCCGCTGGCATATTCCAGCCCGATCCCGCCCTCGAGCCGGTGCTCGACGCTTTCGAAAAGCGCGTCGAGGCGGAATTGGATCACGAGGCGTTCCATCGCTTCGGAAGCGTCAGCGTGAAGCGGGCGGACGCCGAGCGCTGGGGTAAACTCTGGACGATGGACAAGCCTCGCGCGGCCGAAGCGAAGGCCATGTTCACCAGGCTCGGCGGCGAACGCGCGGCGCCCGCCCGCCAGAAAGGCGTCGCTCTGATCCAGGCTGCCTATGCGGATCTCGCGGACGAGGAGGCGACTTACGAGGACATCAGAATGCGCATGGCCGATCGGGCCGACGCATGGAACAGTGCGAACGACCGCCCGATCGCGGCGGACGAATGGCGAGCGGTCCAGATCCGGCAGCTGTTCCGGCTCGCGCTCGAAGGCCTGTTCTATTGGACGATCGGCGCGCTTCTACCTGGCCCTCGCTCCACCGGGCAACTCGCACAGGCCTTCATCGATGCCGTGGATGAGACGTCGAAGGCGGATAGCGCTGGAGACTGGATTCTCGTGTCGAAGGACACCGCGAATCCTGTCCAACGTCTTCGCTCCCTGCAGAAAGTCCTGCGCGACCAGGAACAGCTTCCGGCTGCCATTGTCGCAGCCCTTGCTCTCTGCCTCCGGGAAGCGCCGAACCAGGGCCATCCCTTCGAGAATCCCGATCGATTGCCCCTCAGCCGTGCCAAGAGGGAGGCGGAAGGCTGGCGTGAGCTCTCGCCGGCCGGCTTCGTCGGGCGCGTGCTCGAGATCTGGATCATGGCGCAGCATGCCTATTGGTCCGTGGGACGGGGCCTGGCCGACGCTCGCAATCGGGGCAAGACGATCCTCCGTTTGCGGATTGTCATGGATGAGGGCGGATGGACGCTCACGCCGGGCACGACGCGCCAGGGCAATCCTCCAGAGCCGACACCCGACCGCCTCGAAACGGCTACAAGCCTACTCGTCGAATGCGGTCGACTATAG